GACGCTGTCCTCGCCCGGCTCCAGGCGGCCGCCCGGCAGCGCCACCTGGCCGGCGTGGCTGCGCAGCGTCGCGGCCCGCACCGTCAGCAGGAGGCTGAGGGCGCCGGACGCCTCGACGAGCGGCAAGAGCACGGCCGCGCGGCGGAACCCGGGGATGTCCAGCGCCCTGGGCGTGGCGGCGGCGAGGGCGCGGCTCACGACCTCCAGGGTCACGCCGGAGCGCGTCACCTGCGGCATGGCGCACATGCTAGCCCCAAGCCGCGGCGTTCCTCGTAGGAACGCACCTCGGCGCCGCCGCGACGGCCCGCTCGTTCGCGCGCGGCGGTCGCGCGAGCCAACGCGCGCGGGCGCCTCTCTCCCGGACGCTGCCCGCCGCGCGCTGGCCTCGGCCGCTTCAGCGCCCGCCGGCCGTGGGCCTCACGAAGCCCCACATGCGCCCGGTCTGGCCCCGGTCGCGTCGGTGCGAGAAGAAGACGTCGGGCTCGCAGTGCGTGCAGCGCCCCAGCGACCCCACGTGCTCCGGCCTCACGCCGGCCTCGGCGAGCGCGTGCAGGACCGCGGCGTGGACGTCGAGCAGCACGCGGTCGCCGCCCGGCGAGAGGTCGGCCAGGTCGTCGGGCGGCTCCCCGTCCGCGACGACCGCGGCCGGGAACCCCGCCGCCAGGAACTCCTCCCCCACCGACCTTTCGACCTGGTAGCAGCGCCCGCCCACGCCCTGGCCGATGGCCACGCGCAGGTCGCCGGGGTCGCTGCCGTACTCGCGCGCCATGGCCGCTACGACGAGGGCGGGCAGGCGCCGCAGCGCCCCGCGCCAGCCGCAGTGGGCGGCGCCGGCCGCGCCGGTGACGGGGTCGTGGAGGAGCACGGGGTAGCAGTCGGCGGCGCTGACCACCAGCAGGTGGTCGGGGTCGTCGCTCACGGAGGCGTCGGCCCGCTCCTCGAACCAGCCGGGCATGGCCACCATCACGCGCGCGCCGTGCACCTGGTGGTAGCCGCACACCTGCTCGCGGCGCACGCCCAGCGCGCCCAGCAGCAGGTCGCGGTTCGCCTCGACCCTGGCGCGGTCGTCGCCCGAGGAGAGGCCGAGGTTCAGCGACGCGTACGGCCCCTCGCTCACGCCGCCCTGACGCGTCGTGAAGCCGTGCGGGGCGGTGAAGCCAGGCAGCGTGAGGTAGGGGACCGCGGCGGTCATCAGTAGTCGCGCTCCGTGACCTCAAGGCCGGCCGCGCGCGCCAGCCACTCCGCGACCTCGTGGACGGCGCCGCGCA
Above is a window of Trueperaceae bacterium DNA encoding:
- the pgeF gene encoding peptidoglycan editing factor PgeF gives rise to the protein MTAAVPYLTLPGFTAPHGFTTRQGGVSEGPYASLNLGLSSGDDRARVEANRDLLLGALGVRREQVCGYHQVHGARVMVAMPGWFEERADASVSDDPDHLLVVSAADCYPVLLHDPVTGAAGAAHCGWRGALRRLPALVVAAMAREYGSDPGDLRVAIGQGVGGRCYQVERSVGEEFLAAGFPAAVVADGEPPDDLADLSPGGDRVLLDVHAAVLHALAEAGVRPEHVGSLGRCTHCEPDVFFSHRRDRGQTGRMWGFVRPTAGGR